In the genome of Sphingomonas naphthae, one region contains:
- the ppdK gene encoding pyruvate, phosphate dikinase: MASATLADPKATSTERYVYRFGGGVSDGGKGDRNLLGGKGANLAEMASIGLPVPPGFTISTDMCTRYYEEGQSFPESVRAEVAAGITHIEAITAKSFGDKADPLLVSVRSGARISMPGMMDTVLNLGLNDETVLGLAAASGDERFAWDSYRRFIQMYSDVVLELDHGAFEEALEIAKEDLGVNLDTDLGAADWKTLVAKYKAIVEEQWGKPFPQDVHEQLWGAVGAVFGSWQCDRAKVYRRLNDIPASWGTAVNVQAMVFGNMGDTSATGVAFTRDPSKGDRAYYGEFLINAQGEDVVAGIRTPQYLTLAAREGAGATAPSMEEAMPAVYGELARVFDLLETHYRDMQDIEFTVQEGKLWMLQTRSGKRTAKAALKIAVDMASEGLITEEEAVARVDPSALDQLLHPTLDPKAPRDVIAKGLPASPGAASGKAVFDADTAEHHAELGEAVILVRTETSPEDIHGMHAAKGILTARGGMTSHAAVVARGMGRPCVSGVGTLAIDAKAKVFRVGSREVREGDIITIDGATGEVMIGEVATIEPELAGDFGTLMVWADKVRRLKVRANAETPKDCQTARQFGAEGVGLCRTEHMFFDAARITAVRQMILAEDEKGRRVALEKLLPEQRDDFAMIFEIMAGLPVTIRLLDPPLHEFLPHAEEEFAEVADAAGVGVEALKRRAAELHEFNPMLGHRGCRLGVTYPEIYEMQARAIFEAAIAVEKRTGAAPIPEVMVPLVATRRELELMKKLIDDTAKAVFAESGITIDYLVGTMIELPRAALKAGEIAEVGEFFSFGTNDLTQTALGVSRDDAARFLGVYVDKGIYPKDPFVSLDIEGVGELIEIAAERGRKTRPGIKLGICGEHGGDPASIAFCEKTGLDYVSASPYRVPIARLAAAQAALANR; the protein is encoded by the coding sequence ATGGCGAGCGCGACCCTGGCGGACCCCAAGGCGACCAGCACGGAGCGTTACGTCTACCGCTTCGGCGGCGGCGTCTCCGATGGCGGCAAGGGCGACAGGAATCTGCTGGGCGGCAAGGGCGCGAACCTCGCCGAAATGGCGTCGATCGGCCTGCCGGTGCCGCCGGGCTTCACCATCTCGACCGACATGTGCACCCGCTATTACGAGGAAGGCCAATCCTTCCCGGAGAGCGTGCGCGCCGAGGTCGCCGCCGGCATCACTCATATCGAGGCGATCACGGCCAAGTCTTTCGGCGACAAGGCCGATCCCTTGCTGGTGTCGGTCCGTTCGGGTGCGCGCATCTCGATGCCGGGCATGATGGATACGGTCCTCAACCTCGGCCTCAACGACGAGACGGTGCTCGGCCTCGCCGCCGCGTCCGGTGACGAGCGGTTCGCGTGGGACAGCTATCGCCGCTTCATCCAGATGTATTCGGATGTCGTGCTCGAACTGGATCATGGCGCGTTCGAGGAGGCGCTGGAGATCGCCAAGGAGGATCTGGGCGTCAATCTCGATACCGATCTGGGCGCCGCCGACTGGAAGACGCTGGTCGCCAAATACAAGGCGATCGTCGAGGAGCAGTGGGGCAAGCCCTTCCCGCAGGACGTGCACGAACAATTATGGGGCGCGGTGGGCGCGGTGTTCGGATCGTGGCAGTGCGATCGCGCCAAGGTCTATCGCCGCCTGAACGACATCCCCGCGAGCTGGGGCACCGCCGTCAACGTGCAGGCGATGGTGTTCGGCAACATGGGCGACACCTCGGCCACGGGCGTCGCCTTCACCCGCGATCCGTCCAAGGGCGACCGGGCCTATTATGGCGAATTCCTCATCAATGCCCAAGGCGAGGACGTCGTCGCCGGCATCCGCACGCCGCAATATCTGACGCTCGCGGCCCGCGAGGGCGCCGGCGCCACCGCCCCCTCGATGGAAGAGGCGATGCCCGCCGTCTATGGCGAGCTGGCGCGCGTGTTCGACCTGCTGGAAACGCATTATCGCGACATGCAGGACATCGAATTCACCGTGCAGGAGGGCAAGCTCTGGATGCTCCAGACGCGATCCGGCAAGCGCACCGCCAAGGCGGCGCTGAAGATCGCGGTGGACATGGCGAGCGAGGGCCTCATCACCGAGGAGGAGGCCGTCGCCCGCGTCGATCCGTCGGCGCTGGACCAGCTGCTCCACCCCACGCTCGATCCCAAGGCGCCGCGCGACGTGATCGCCAAGGGGCTTCCCGCCTCGCCGGGCGCCGCGTCCGGCAAGGCGGTGTTCGACGCCGACACGGCCGAGCATCATGCCGAGCTGGGCGAGGCCGTCATCCTCGTCCGCACCGAGACGTCGCCTGAGGACATTCACGGCATGCACGCCGCCAAGGGCATCCTCACGGCGCGCGGCGGCATGACCAGCCACGCCGCCGTCGTGGCGCGCGGCATGGGCCGCCCCTGCGTGTCGGGTGTCGGCACGCTCGCGATCGATGCCAAGGCGAAGGTATTCCGCGTCGGCAGCCGCGAGGTGCGCGAGGGCGACATCATCACGATCGATGGCGCCACCGGCGAAGTGATGATCGGCGAGGTCGCCACGATCGAGCCCGAGCTGGCCGGCGATTTCGGCACGCTGATGGTGTGGGCCGACAAGGTCCGCCGCCTGAAGGTGCGCGCCAACGCCGAGACGCCCAAGGATTGCCAGACCGCCCGCCAGTTCGGCGCGGAAGGCGTGGGGCTTTGCCGCACCGAGCATATGTTCTTCGATGCCGCGCGCATCACCGCCGTCCGCCAGATGATCCTGGCGGAGGACGAGAAGGGCCGTCGCGTCGCGCTCGAAAAGCTGCTGCCCGAACAGCGCGACGATTTCGCGATGATCTTCGAGATCATGGCCGGCCTGCCGGTGACGATCCGCCTGCTCGATCCGCCGCTGCATGAGTTCCTGCCGCACGCAGAGGAGGAGTTCGCCGAGGTGGCCGATGCCGCCGGTGTCGGCGTGGAGGCGCTCAAGCGCCGCGCGGCCGAACTGCACGAATTCAACCCGATGCTGGGCCATCGCGGCTGCCGCCTGGGCGTCACCTACCCCGAAATCTACGAGATGCAGGCCCGCGCCATCTTTGAGGCGGCGATCGCCGTCGAGAAGCGCACCGGCGCGGCGCCGATCCCCGAGGTAATGGTCCCGCTCGTCGCCACCCGGCGCGAGCTGGAGCTGATGAAGAAGCTGATCGACGATACCGCCAAGGCGGTGTTCGCCGAGAGCGGCATCACCATCGACTATCTCGTCGGCACCATGATCGAGCTGCCGCGCGCCGCGCTGAAGGCGGGCGAGATCGCCGAGGTGGGCGAATTCTTCTCCTTCGGCACCAACGATCTGACGCAGACCGCGCTGGGCGTTTCCCGCGACGACGCGGCGCGCTTCCTTGGCGTCTATGTCGACAAGGGCATCTACCCCAAGGATCCGTTCGTCAGCCTCGATATCGAGGGTGTCGGCGAACTGATCGAGATCGCCGCCGAACGCGGCCGCAAGACCCGCCCCGGCATCAAGCTGGGCATCTGCGGCGAACATGGCGGCGACCCCGCCTCGATCGCCTTCTGCGAAAAG
- the glyS gene encoding glycine--tRNA ligase subunit beta, translating into MTDFLLELLSEEIPARMQEKACADLARLFAAEIGKAGLTATGLETYATPRRLALIARGLPLATQAVREELKGPRAGAPPQALEGFLRKTGLSADQLVDRGGVLFAVIEKPGRATAEVLAEAVPAIVRGFPWPKSMRWGAASASTSSLRWVRPLKGIVALLGQDVVPIEVEGVTSGAETVGHRFHHPGIITIGGADDYAAKLRACHVILDPAERQAIIREGAARAAAARGLTVAPDEGLVAENAGLTEWPVPLLGDFDPAFLAVPREVIQLTMRTNQKYFACLDAAGELAPTFICTANIEAADGGEAIVAGNRKVLAARLSDAKFFWEQDLKVPLAESAKKLGQIVFHEKLGTVADKVERVAKLARWLVESDIVKPRAPAKAGAQGGEAQPNPGLLPSQEHDKKQLADMAQKAAELCKADLVTGMVGEFPELQGVMGGYYARAEGLAPQVADAIRDHYKPVGQGDAVPTAPVTVAVSLADKLDAIAAFFSINEKPTGSKDPFALRRAALAIIRLIVENHLTLDLRRSLVEAAWSQPFARPKDATLEANKMFGEFSRYIRMGRDVAADMYAQLRGQADDKAIERAASNTKKLYAIADEALDFFADRLKVQQKEAGVRHDLIDAVFALGGEDDLVRLLARVKALQGFVGTEDGANLLAGYKRATNILKKEAPESPSPQRGEGRGEGARTGGERPALADGADAQGVPPFAPLSQPSPRGGEGFGVQKTLSYTPEKAETALMSAIDSAEPRAAAAVAAEDFEGAMAALASLRAPIDGFFDQVTVNDADPAKRAARLALLARVRAAVHQVADFSRIEG; encoded by the coding sequence ATGACCGACTTCCTCCTCGAACTCCTCTCCGAGGAAATTCCCGCGCGGATGCAGGAGAAGGCGTGCGCCGATCTGGCGCGGCTGTTCGCGGCCGAGATCGGCAAGGCGGGGCTGACCGCCACCGGACTCGAGACTTACGCCACCCCGCGCCGCCTCGCCCTGATCGCGCGCGGGTTGCCGCTTGCCACGCAGGCCGTCAGAGAGGAGCTGAAAGGCCCGCGCGCCGGCGCGCCGCCGCAGGCGCTGGAGGGGTTCCTGCGCAAGACCGGGCTCAGCGCCGACCAGCTCGTCGATCGCGGCGGGGTGCTGTTCGCGGTGATCGAGAAGCCGGGCCGTGCCACCGCCGAGGTGCTGGCCGAGGCCGTGCCCGCGATCGTGCGCGGCTTCCCCTGGCCGAAATCGATGCGCTGGGGGGCGGCGTCCGCCAGCACGTCGTCGCTGCGCTGGGTGCGGCCGTTGAAGGGCATCGTCGCGCTGCTGGGGCAGGATGTCGTGCCGATCGAGGTCGAGGGCGTCACCTCGGGCGCGGAGACGGTGGGGCATCGCTTCCACCACCCCGGCATCATCACCATCGGCGGCGCGGACGATTATGCCGCCAAGCTGCGCGCCTGCCACGTCATCCTCGACCCCGCCGAGCGGCAGGCGATCATCCGCGAGGGCGCCGCGAGGGCCGCCGCGGCGCGCGGGCTGACGGTCGCGCCGGACGAGGGGCTGGTGGCCGAGAATGCCGGCCTCACCGAATGGCCGGTGCCGCTGCTGGGCGATTTCGATCCGGCGTTCCTGGCGGTGCCGCGCGAGGTGATCCAGCTCACCATGCGGACCAACCAGAAATATTTCGCCTGTCTGGACGCGGCCGGCGAACTGGCGCCGACCTTCATCTGCACCGCCAATATCGAGGCGGCCGATGGCGGCGAGGCGATCGTCGCCGGCAACCGCAAGGTGCTGGCCGCGCGGCTGTCGGACGCGAAATTCTTCTGGGAGCAGGATCTGAAGGTTCCGCTCGCGGAGAGCGCGAAGAAGCTGGGGCAGATCGTGTTCCACGAGAAGCTGGGCACGGTGGCCGACAAGGTCGAGCGCGTGGCGAAGCTGGCGCGGTGGCTGGTGGAGTCCGATATCGTGAAACCCCGTGCTCCTGCGAAGGCAGGAGCCCAGGGTGGGGAAGCGCAACCTAACCCTGGGCTCCTGCCTTCGCAGGAGCACGACAAGAAACAACTCGCCGACATGGCCCAGAAGGCGGCCGAGCTATGCAAGGCCGATCTCGTCACCGGCATGGTCGGCGAATTCCCCGAGCTTCAGGGCGTGATGGGCGGCTATTATGCGCGGGCCGAGGGCCTCGCGCCGCAAGTCGCCGACGCGATCCGCGATCACTACAAGCCGGTCGGGCAGGGTGACGCGGTGCCGACCGCGCCGGTGACGGTGGCGGTGTCGCTGGCGGACAAGCTGGATGCAATCGCAGCGTTCTTCTCGATCAATGAAAAGCCAACGGGCTCTAAAGATCCGTTTGCGCTGCGGCGCGCAGCTCTCGCGATTATTAGGCTGATTGTTGAGAATCACCTGACGCTCGATCTTCGCAGATCTTTGGTAGAGGCTGCTTGGAGTCAGCCATTCGCTCGTCCAAAGGACGCTACACTCGAAGCGAACAAAATGTTTGGTGAGTTTTCCCGCTATATACGAATGGGACGCGATGTTGCGGCAGATATGTACGCTCAACTGCGTGGCCAAGCAGACGATAAAGCTATCGAACGCGCTGCGAGCAACACCAAAAAGCTATACGCGATTGCTGACGAGGCTCTCGACTTCTTCGCCGACCGCCTCAAGGTCCAGCAGAAGGAAGCCGGGGTTCGCCACGATCTGATCGACGCGGTGTTCGCGTTGGGTGGGGAGGATGATCTCGTCCGGTTGCTCGCCCGCGTGAAGGCGTTGCAGGGGTTCGTCGGCACCGAGGATGGGGCCAATCTGCTCGCGGGCTACAAGCGCGCGACGAATATCCTGAAGAAGGAAGCGCCGGAATCTCCCTCTCCCCAGCGGGGAGAGGGTCGGGGAGAGGGGGCGCGAACCGGAGGTGAGCGTCCCGCACTGGCCGATGGGGCGGACGCTCAGGGCGTGCCGCCCTTCGCGCCCCTCTCCCAACCCTCTCCCCGAGGGGGAGAGGGCTTTGGCGTGCAAAAAACGCTGTCCTACACGCCCGAAAAGGCGGAAACGGCGCTCATGTCCGCGATCGACTCAGCCGAGCCGCGCGCCGCCGCGGCGGTCGCCGCCGAGGATTTCGAGGGGGCGATGGCCGCGCTTGCCTCGCTGCGCGCGCCGATCGACGGTTTCTTCGATCAGGTGACGGTGAACGACGCCGATCCCGCCAAGCGCGCCGCGCGGCTCGCTCTGCTGGCGCGGGTGCGGGCGGCGGTGCATCAGGTGGCCGATTTCTCCCGCATAGAGGGGTAG